Part of the Girardinichthys multiradiatus isolate DD_20200921_A chromosome 14, DD_fGirMul_XY1, whole genome shotgun sequence genome is shown below.
TCTGAAggtctttttatatttactgaTATGTTTTTATCTTATAATAATTGCTTGTGTGTTAGAGGTTAATTTTGCTATTtataaaagtgtgtgtgtgtgtgtgtgtgtgtgtgtgcgtgccaGAATAACTTAACACTGTAAAGTTAATGTAATGTATCTGATTTTTAAAGAGTGTGTTTATTTCATCAATAAACTGAGCTGTTTTGAGGATTCTTCGGGGTTATTTGTTGCTCTGTATGAAGCCAGGTTCCTCTTAAAGTTCTTCTTTCCTTCATTCTGAGTTTGTCCCCTCTCTGCTCTGATTCCCGGTGCTTTTTTGCTGGACTTGACCAAAGTCTTTCCACAGTCTCATTTGCGCCCCGTTTCCTCCTTTTAGGGGTATTGCATCTCTGCTTGTGCTTCTTTGCTTTACTTGCAAGGCCGAGCTGTTCTGTCTCCTCGTCTTTGGTCGGCTCTGTCCTTGCTTCAGTCTTGATCCTTAATCTATTCCCTTTCCTTTGTAAAACCTTTGGCTTTTGGTCACTGGGGTTGGCTTCCAGGAATGTGCTGCATTGCTGCTTAGGCATTTCACTCGACATTGGGTACATAAAGAGGGATGACCAGGGACCTATTTTAACTGTTTCCAAAGAGGGGAGCTTCTTTGTCCCGCTGGAGGGACAGTTTGGCTCACATTTGTCTTTCAGGGCCTTATGACTACATTGATTAACTGTTGGGTGTTTTTTTGATGTAATGGAGTGAGCAGGTGGACATTGGGTTCCAGAAACCTTGGCCTTCGGTATTTTGAACTCTTTAATAGGCTGGGTTGTTTCATGCttattctctcttttctttcctctttccATCAGACTCTGAGGTTGGCCTGGATTATCGTGCAAATTTACCCCCACTTCTCTCTTTAACGAGGACTTCGAGCCTTTGATTTTCCTTTGAGCCGACTGCACTctctcctctttgtttttgctttgagtTTTGCGTTTTGCAACCTTTGAAATTTCACCCCTCCCCTCCTCTCTTGGTTCTTGTATAGATAACCATTTCCTAGTTATCTCCATTCTTCTACAGAAATCGAGAGGTTTTCCTGTTGGCGCTGTACATTTCTGCCTTTTCCTTTTGAACGTTTTGGATTCATAACCTACTGTCAGTTCCTTTGCTTTATTGGGCTTCTTCTCTTTATAATCCCTCTGCTCTGTTTTAAATATCTGTCTTCTTACAGAGCcttgttttctttgcttttgaTTACTTGGTGACTTTCTCTGTGGAGTGAATTTATCAGCTGGTTTCCTTTCGGCTCTCAAAGCGTGACTCTGTCCATCTGATTTGTCAGTGTGGCCCTTCACCCCATGACTGCATCTGATGACTGTGCAGATCTTTGGGTTAGTGTTATGAATTCCTTTTTCTCTTGGTGTTTTTTGGCTGCGTGCTACTCTTTGTTTAGAACGTTTCTCtggatttattttatgaagtctAATCCTGTCATCATTAGCTTCCGTCAAATACCTACAGGTCATATCTTCTTCAAAATGATGATCAGGAGAAAATGACTCATACTGATCGGTTGATTTTCCTTCTAAGGGGGACTGCTGCAATGGAGAGGAAGAATGCCAGCCCTTCCTCAGTTTTTCATTGGCTGGCAAATCTTGCTCATTTTGTTCTGAGTTTGGTTCATATTCTGTGATCGGAGCACCAGAGCGTAGGTACTGAATTATTCTTTCAATTTTAGCAGGCGGTGGAGGGGTCTCTTTCTCGTTGAAAAGTGAGTCTGAACTCTCCTTCATCAGTGTCTGTAGGCCAAACAGGACCATGAGAAAGAGACATGTCAGTGACAGCTGAATAAAGtgatacatttatttcatatttttccaaaatgtgCAATGAAATCAAACATCAAGGCCAATCAGTCTGTCTTATAAAGGTAAACATGATGTACGCTTGTTTTGTATAGTGCATGTGCATCGGGATCAAGAGTGTAAAGTGTCGGGACTCTGACTCTGAGTTTTGCTGTGTTGCCACaattttaaaggaaaattaGTAATCCCCTGATCGTCTTGGGCTGAAAGCACAATGCTCTATTCAGTCTATCTGTTCCTTCACCAGCTGCTTAATGAGCGTCAGTAGACAATACTCCAGCTAACCTGAACCTGGCCTTTGAAGGCCAGTCTATGAGCAGCAGCCTTCTGTATctcatctgacattaaatcagactaaacttttcttgTTGTAGGTCAGtaaggattaaaaaaatatatttgctaaatgccagaataataatagaatgtatttgtacttttttcaAATGAAGAAGCTTAGACATTTCCTTAGAACTTGGTAGAATTGCTTTTTGAACtatatgacttgggtcaaatgtttaTAGTCTCTCACAATAATTTggtggaattttggcccattcttccaGACAGAACTGATGTAACGGAGTCAAGTTTAAGGTTTCGCTCACAAACACCTTTTTAGCACTGCCCATCGGACTGATGTCAGGACTCTGTGACACCCCCatgacatgatgctgccactgccgtACTTTACAGCTGGTGTTCTTAGGATTGCAAGTTATATTTATTGTCTTTGTCTCTGTGTGCATTTGTAAATTGCATATTCATCTCTTGGACACAGAAACGTTTCTGAACACTATGATGGCGGGTCATTCCCATGGTGTTAACCTTGCATATAAATGTTTGAACAGAAGAATGTGGAACTTTGAGGTGTGGCCATAATTACATCCATTTAGGGTTAGAAACCTTAAATACTTTAAGCTCTTCATACTGTGGATGGTTGCAGGGGAACTGAAACAATGTTAATTATAAGGCTGTTGTAAGCGTCAACACAAAGTCTATGGGCTTGTTTATAGATAAGTTAGGATTCTACTGTGTGTTTTGTGCTGTTGGATGAATCTTATTAAGTGATTGTATTTGGGCCCAATACTGAAGCACAGCTgaatgtttgtgttctttgttaaaCTTCAAGGTAAAATTGCTAAGACATCTACAATAAACAGGTGATTTCCTTTTTAACAGACTacttcttattctttttttatcattatttcaaGAACCTTATGGTCCGCCTATAACGTTCTTACCTCCAGGTCTTCCAGAGTATAGTGATCAAGGGGGTCCaggtctgaaggaaggaggCAGCTCAGGTCGTCTGTGTCCAGGATCGACCCCTCCTGACAGTAAGagatgacatcatcaaagttGCAGATtcaataaaacaagtaaaattcctttgttgtaaatatgagTGCATAACTATCAACACTAATAATGGAAGTTTGGACTTCTGTTAAATGCCTTCAGTAActtttctaattttgtttattcattctGTCCATTCAGTGTCCTGCCCTTACAAAATtcttatgtttttactttttccaaattctaatatcagacaaagttaaacacaaaatccagttttaaacagattatttaatttattaagggcaAAAGGTCACAAACCTAGCCCTGAGGGGATTAAAGTAATTGTCCTTTGTGAACCCGTAAATTAACTGTGcttaaccacattttttggaAACAGacatcacttaaatagaacctgccagacaacatgaagtaggctcaAAGATCTCCAAAACATGGAGCAGAGGTAAGGTTCGGTCTACCCAGATCCCTACGAGGGCTCTTCAACAACTCATTCAGGAGATCCCAAAAGAAACCAGAACAACTTGTTTCAGTTAAGGGCattgttcatgattcaacaataagaaagccactgggcaaaaatgtcatCTTTGGGTCACAAAAAAGGAACACAAAGGaccatctcacatttgccaaaaatcatcttgatgatccctGAGACCTTTAGGAAATTAGTtctgttttggagtggcctagtcaaagtaagGCTTAATCCTTATTAAGAGGCTATGGTATGACATGCAGCCTCTATAATGACTGATCACCCTTAAAAACCCTGTAGCACAGGATTTTCCAAAACTACATTGTACTTCTGTCCATGTATATTGCACCTTACATATTTACCATTCACTCGTGCCACTGGTCAGAAAAGCACTTCCATTCTGTGCAGCTGATGATTTTTGCTTCCTTTACATATAAATAGAACCCAaggcttgtttttttgttttcttaaaatgcaAGCTGCAAGTTGAATCATGGACTCATCTAATCTGTAAAACATTATATTTCACTGTAGATGCAGAAAAACTGAAGATCCTTGCATGTTTGCACTAAGAATAATGATCTTTCTTAGAATTTGACTCAAAATGGTAAGCCATGCACTTCATGTGGATAAAAAAGTACTTTAATCAAACATCCCTTTAATTTTTTAACCCTTATCTGTTATTGTTTATCCTACTGATTGCATACATTTTTCTGAAGAGGTTTATTTGGGtattttagagattttttttctatcttttttGAGCCATCTGTTGACACTCAATGattcaaacaaaatgaaaacttaTTGGATCAGTATATtggacatttaaacacattcTAGCTCAGACTTACTCCTCTGCACTTTGCTTCAGAAAAaataagtgaaataaaataataataatctacgTTTCAAACTGAGTCTGTAATTTCACGgacattatgtaaaaaaaaaaaaaaagaaaccttgGGACAGATGGAGTTGGGGACATCCTGGTTGTCCTCCCTGGTCCAATGTGTTTGAAGTTGATCCTGAAAAGCAACCAGGGGTTCTGAAGAAACGTGGCCTCCTCGTATCTTGGTCTTGTATGGTGTAAACATTTGGGGATGTTCTTCTGAGAGAAACAAAGAGCAGCAAAACCAGTAGCGGTTCTGGTATGAAAGGTGCCACAGGCAGGATTTTCCTTCATCCACCGCtactctttttttgttgttttcacaaATGGAATAAAGGTGTCATAAATAGCCAGGTGTGTTTTAACCCGGCTCTATTCTGTGAAGAATGATTCAGATAAGCTCCAACTAGATGTTAAACCTGAGATGGACTCTGAGAAATATCCATTATATTCAGCACTGAATCAAGAACTCCTAACATGCAACAGCGTAGTCTTGCACTGCTGACACAGTGCACACACACTCCCATTGACTTGACATAAAGATAAGAAAAAGTACTTTTGCTGATATTTTCCCCCTGAGGCGGGCCACGCTGGGCAGAAAGTCACGTCGCACAGATGAAAAATCCTCAGCTGACAATAATTTCCATAAACCTTGGATGACTGACCTGCCTTGTTAGGCCACTTGTCCTCTGATGTCGAAGAATCATTCTGCACCATGCTCTCTCTTGTCCTATAAACCCTACAGTCCAGATTCAGCACATAGACACATTAAGCCACTAAGGACTCGTCCATTAAACCTACGTGACTAACATACTGTATGTTGCTTCTATTCCTTACAGTTCTGGTCTGCAGGTCTGGTTGACTGGCTCCATCATGGGGCACAGGCACCATCTGGGACAACCTTCAGGCCTGAAGAATAATTGGCGAGAAGGGAAATATGCTTCATGACAGAACTCTGGGATCTTGATCAGCATACAGGGGCCCGAACTGAACCCAAACTGAGGTGAGTTGGACTGGAAACCCATATTCATCATGTGGGAGGCTCCAGGAGCTCTGGGGCTAAACTGGATTGGAGGAAGACTATCCCAGACCCTTGGACCAGAAGgtgaaaaactgtgaaatttcTGTGGAATGGGATAAACAGCAGGAGGAAAATCTTGCAAGGGTGGGCTCCACATTGTGCCCTGGAAGGGGCTCATCACGCCGAGGAAGGGATTACACATCACTGGTCGGTTGTTTTGAACATAATCAACGGTCCCCCTGAGCGTCTCTGCAGCTGTCGGTGAAGATGGTGTTGTAGAGGTGTCCATATTTATATGGTGAACCTCATAAGAGCAAAAAACCTGCTCTTGGTAGATTGAATGACTTGTTTGAGGTGCTGGTTCAAACAGAGTGTGGATGTCTTCCATCCCCTGGAGAAGAGAACTGCCTGTTGAAACCAGAGGGCAGAGCTGTGGGGAGGCCTGGGCTCCATCATCTACGATGGATTCTGGTAGACGGGTAGGCACTGATTCCATTGTCTAGCTGTTTCTAAAATGAGGAAAATATAGTTAAAAACTTCAGCAGATGAAtaagaattttaaaaaaaaatgtgtttctgagTATTTTATGATGCTATACCTTCCGGCGTGTTGTGGGGTTTTGTGCTCTTGTCTGCCAACATACACTGACAtttgaaagcaaaaaaacaaagactgtGAGTTTAAAAGAGGATAAACCAAGTCATGACATGCATGCATATACAGTGGATGGGAAAACACCCCAGGTAAATATATGCTGCATTACTGGAAAGTATTGGTTGTGTTTTActtgtaataataaataataataataataataataatagatgtAATTTGTACTGTACTTTATCACAATCTCAATGAGCCTACAGTAATTTCAAAAATAATGATTAAACTAGAAATAAGAAATAATAACCGActataaaagattaaaattgtGATGACAGTCTCTTGTATTCTTCAGAAAGGGATGCTATAatgattcctttttttttccaaacgaAATCCAGACCACAGATCAAAATGTTAAGTTTGGCACAATAACAACACTGGGCATCCCCAACACAACACCATGCCCACACTGAAGCATGatagtggcagcattatgctataGAGTTTTGATAGAActgctgtttttgtaaatatatatgaAATTAAGAACGTTTTGgacccaaaatgtttttttccacatttaaacccataaaatttcacatttagggtgaaaaaagttctaaaatgatATATCTTGGGCTCCCTTTTTTAACATTCCTCTTTCTCGTATCATCAGATGTGATTTAATGTGATTTAAGTTACTTTCAAAGAAGCTGATGCtgcaacaattttttttttcaggagttTTGGTTTAATTGTAGAGTTGAAGAAAACTGCTACTTCTACTGAAAATTTTACAGTATATTCCACCTGACTGTTAAAGTATAGCAGACACACAGATTCCCTTCTACGAACAAACATAATATTAAGTGTCCAAACCGCATAAGACTACTTTGTTAAATCAGTTTCATGCATTAAGCAAAACCACTAATTCCTTGTGGAGTTTTGTGTCCATTTCTTGACACCTTTATACAGACATCTAGTAGGCAAATAATGCACAGCATGATGAATCAATTCTCATGGGCTTACCTTTCCTGTTTGGGTTTAATCGCCTTCAGCCAATGCTGGATCCAAAACTGgattcatttttaatttattcaaaagTAAACAGTTGTAGTTTATTTTCGACTCTCGGAATTGAAACCAAAACACTCCATTGACTACTTGTCATGGATCAAAgctgtgaaacatttatttattcatttataattatgtatatttttcctttttttattttgaacactGACCAGTGGTTTATGTTCATGGCTTTTCTCATTACTCagtaattttatttagtttaacgTATTTAAgtgtttatgctttttttaataaaacggTACAAATTACTctacttaataaataaatgaattaaccAGAAGGGTTTTCAGGTAAATTATTAGAAATGAAGGGTGATTGCGCCACAATTACACATTTACAGCTGTACAACATCTCCCAGGGTGCTTTGCGGCCTGAGCCGGATATCCGCTCCTTCTGTGTGAGTTTGAAGAGACCCTTGTAGCACGTGGGATTCGCGTTTACGCAAAAACTTCAGCTTTTTCCCGACATTTGAAGTCTTTTTAACCTTATTCCAGCCTTTAAAACCTAAAAGCGAACCCTCGCCGTGATGTTTCTACAGTTTTATCTCAATGAGAACGGAGACAGAGTCTACACTCTGAAGGCAAGTAGCTCCGTGTTTACATCGCTGACTTGAACATTTTACCATGATGGCAGCAGTGTGTTCCCCTTCAGCTTCTTGTCCGCATCTGATTGGTATGTTTTACGTTTTGAGGGACGTAGACGTGAGTTGTTTGTTAAGTATGGGGCACTTCAGGAGGAAGAAAGAGCAAAGAGAAGCTAATTGCTACCAGATCGAGTTGGTAACAAACAAGCAGCTCAGGTAGCTAACTTCGCTTTAATTGTTAATGAAAAAGCAGAGATTTATTTGGtgtggtttgtttttattggtctttctttttctattgcacatacgtttttttttttaaacaaatacaaatctgaagtgTGGATTCGGGCCACCTGAGTCGGCACATTGTAGAATCACTTGTAGTTACATTTCGACGTCTTTTGGGTTATTCCTCTACCAGCTTTATGCATCTAAAAGAGGAgattattgctgttttttttttttgtaaataagctTCACCTCAGTGAGCGACAAACAGCTATTTTCAAGTCATCCTACAAATTCGCAATCACGTCGGGTTTAGGATTTGACTAGGCCGTTCCTGCACATGAAAAAAATCTTGGATCTGTATAATTTTATGCAAGCTCTTGTTTGATGTTTATCATTAGCTCTGATCGGTTGCCATgttactgctgaagaaaagcatcgcTATAGTGCAATACTGCTACCATCTTTACGTGTTTTGCAGGAAGGACAGAAGGTTAAATTGATGTCACTTGACATGACAAccctcttccacatgtttgctgtgtcttctaTTTGGCTATGGCTGACTACAATCAGGACTTTTTTGGGGGCTTTTCTTGCTACTCCCAGAGTTGGGTGTGCAGTGGTAATCGTTGTCATGCCAACAGATTCTCCAACCTGTTACtattgttggtctatcaaataaaatccaaacgttatacactgatgtttgtgtttctgccAAAAGGTGGGAAAGTTTCAAGGAGCATGAAGACTTATTCATGGCaactgtatataaaaaaaaccaaacattttttcaaCTGGTGGCACACATTGTTGAGCTGGTTATTCATGTCTCCTTCAATCTACGCACATAAATGTGTGTATTTCTAGCTTGTTCTCCCAGCTGATTCAGCCAAAACATGAGGGAACTTCGTTGTAAGAATCCAGTAAGAATAAAACCTGTCTTAAAGATGCTTTGATTTGCTCACAGCACCAGATATACAGAATAATGTATCATTATTCTGTATCATAATACAGAATAATGATCAAATAAATTACAGGAAAATGCTGCTCAAGTGGTTTTacatgaaagaaaagaaacattttgtttgtgtttcagttACACTTGATCAAAAACTGCTATTggttttgaattttatttttaaatacaccCAGCAAAGAGTGTGAATCAGACCTATGCTGTtctgaatgtattttttattttaagaataaaTAGTTTATGAATCTTATACATTGTCTCTCTAATGATATTGTTCCCCCACCAGAGTCAATAAatatcctgttttttttgttgtttttttttctctcctccttGTCCACCAACAGAAGGTGACTCCCGAAGGGCAGCCCACCAGCTCGGCCCACCCGGCTCGCTTCTCCCCCGACGACAAGTTCTCCCGCCACCGCGTGCAGCTGAAGAAACGTTTCGGTATCCTCCTCACACAGCAGCCCAGGCCTATTCTGTGAAGGAGCCTCTGTGGAGAAACGGCAGGATGGAGGTGATGGTGGGACTGCAAGGGGAAGAGGAAGACGACTCCTGGGTTGGATTCAAAAAGACTGGATTGTTGGAAATGGATGTTTAGTTTTTActtataattataatttttttttctgtactgaataaaatgatgcaaatattttctatttggTTGTCTTTGTGTTTGGAATTCAAACTAAGGTGTAGCTagtaaagtacttttttttttttttttccatatagtacacagaaacaaacagaaaatatcaGACATGATATTTTGAATCATTCACTGAAGCAGACTCTGGTGCTTCTGGTTTTTGGATATTCAGCTGGATGTGTGGATATGAAGGACAGGACAGTGGCGACATCAGATGGAGGAACCACGAGCTCCTGCCCTACATTATTAACCTGAACCATATCTATAAGGTCAATGCAGtcctaaaaa
Proteins encoded:
- the LOC124880710 gene encoding uncharacterized protein LOC124880710 — its product is MESVPTRLPESIVDDGAQASPQLCPLVSTGSSLLQGMEDIHTLFEPAPQTSHSIYQEQVFCSYEVHHINMDTSTTPSSPTAAETLRGTVDYVQNNRPVMCNPFLGVMSPFQGTMWSPPLQDFPPAVYPIPQKFHSFSPSGPRVWDSLPPIQFSPRAPGASHMMNMGFQSNSPQFGFSSGPCMLIKIPEFCHEAYFPSRQLFFRPEGCPRWCLCPMMEPVNQTCRPELVYRTRESMVQNDSSTSEDKWPNKAEEHPQMFTPYKTKIRGGHVSSEPLVAFQDQLQTHWTREDNQDVPNSICPKEGSILDTDDLSCLLPSDLDPLDHYTLEDLETLMKESSDSLFNEKETPPPPAKIERIIQYLRSGAPITEYEPNSEQNEQDLPANEKLRKGWHSSSPLQQSPLEGKSTDQYESFSPDHHFEEDMTCRYLTEANDDRIRLHKINPEKRSKQRVARSQKTPREKGIHNTNPKICTVIRCSHGVKGHTDKSDGQSHALRAERKPADKFTPQRKSPSNQKQRKQGSVRRQIFKTEQRDYKEKKPNKAKELTVGYESKTFKRKRQKCTAPTGKPLDFCRRMEITRKWLSIQEPREEGRGEISKVAKRKTQSKNKEERVQSAQRKIKGSKSSLKREVGVNLHDNPGQPQSLMERGKKRENKHETTQPIKEFKIPKAKVSGTQCPPAHSITSKKHPTVNQCSHKALKDKCEPNCPSSGTKKLPSLETVKIGPWSSLFMYPMSSEMPKQQCSTFLEANPSDQKPKVLQRKGNRLRIKTEARTEPTKDEETEQLGLASKAKKHKQRCNTPKRRKRGANETVERLWSSPAKKHRESEQRGDKLRMKERRTLRGTWLHTEQQITPKNPQNSSVY
- the nop10 gene encoding H/ACA ribonucleoprotein complex subunit 3; this encodes MFLQFYLNENGDRVYTLKKVTPEGQPTSSAHPARFSPDDKFSRHRVQLKKRFGILLTQQPRPIL